CTGCGCCCCAACAGGATCCCGGCACCCGAAAGCGCAAACAGGATCGCCAGCCATTCCTTGCCCTTGGGCAGCATTCGAGCGACGAAGAAGCCCCAGAACAGCAGGATGATCGATCCGGCATTGCCGAACAGCGTCGCATTGCTGAGCCGCGTGAACCCGATCCCGACATGCCAGCTGGCCAGATCGAGCCCGAACGCCAGCGCTCCGATCGCGACAAACATTAGCGTGCGGCGGGGGATCCCGGTCAGCGCCTGACCTGAGAATCTGGCGAACAGGGCAAGGAACGGTAGCGCCAGGAAAAGCCGCCAGAAGGCCGCAGATACCGGGCCGGTGTCTGCCAGCCGCACGAACCATGGTCCCAGCGCGAGCGCGGCATTGCCTGTCAGGAGCGCCGCGAGCAGCAGCCAGCTCCGCGGCGCAGAAAGATCCGCTTTTTGATCCCCCTCTTTTTCCATGGTTGCGCCCTAGCCACCAAATCCCCAAGTGCGAAGATCAAACGAGGCAACAGGGGAATATTTGCCCATGCATGACACGCTGTTCCAGCCGCTCAAGCTCGGTGCGATCGAGGCGAAGAACCGTATTTTCATGGCACCGCTTACGCGCGGTCGCTCGACCCAGCCGGGATCTATCCCGAACGAGATGATGGCGACCTATTACGGACAGCGTTCCGGTGCCGGCCTGATCATCAGCGAAGCGACCGGGATCAGTGTCGAAGGCTCGGGCTGGTTTGCGGCTCCAGGTGTGTGGAGCGACGCGCAGACTGAAGGCTGGAAGCTCACGACCGAAGCCGTGCACGAGGCTGGCGGCAAGATCGTACTGCAATTGTGGCACATGGGCCGGCTGGTCCATCCGGACTTCCTGGGCGGCGAACCGCCCGTATCGGCCAGCGCCACCAAGGCACCCGATCATGCCCACACTCCGAATGGCCGCAAGCCGCACGAACCGGCGCGTGGACTGGACAAGGACGAGATTCCGCGCGTGGTCGAAGACTATCGCCGCGCTGCCGAGAACGCGAAGAAGGCGGGCTTCGACGGCGTCCAGTTGCACGGCGCGAATGGCTATCTGGTCGACCAGTTCCTGCGCGACAGCACCAATCTGCGCGATGACGAATATGGCGGAAGCCCCGAAAACCGGACCCGCTTCATGCGCGAAGTGCTCGAAGCGCTGATCGATGTGTGGGGCGCGGATCGCGTCGGCATCCGCCTGTCGCCCAATGGCGAAACGCAGGGGTGCGATGACAGCGACCCGGCCGCGACCTTCGGTGCCGCCGCGCGCGTGATCGAGGAACTCGGCCTCGGTTTCCTCGAACTGCGCGAGGCCGGTCCCGATGGCACATTTGGTGCGACCGATGTGCCCAAGCAAAGCCCGATGATCCGTCAGATCTACTCGGGCCCGCTGATCCTGAATTCGGACTATGATGCCGCCACGGCGGTTGCCGATATCGAGGCCGGGCGCTGCGATGCAGTCAGCTTCGGTCGCCCCTATATCTCGAACCCCGACCTGGCCGAACGCATCCGCGTTGGGGCGGGATGGGCGCCGAACACCAACATACCCAAAAGCTGGTACCTGCCGGGTCCGGCAGGCTACATCGATTATCCGACCATGGAGGAAGAGAAGGCCGCCTGAGCCGAACCGGGGATTAGCCCTCGTCGGCTGGTGCCTCGGCGTCAGGATCCGATTCGGCGTCCTCGGCTGGCGCGTCCTCGGCCGCGTCAGTATCCTCGCCCTCGCTGGCAGGCGCGGCATCGCCTCCGGCGGCAAGCTCCTGTTTGAGCGGAGGCGATTGCGACTTGAGCTTGTCGAGCGGCAGCATGTCGTCGCTGATCGCGCCGCCGAGGATCTCGCCCTCGGCTTCCTTCGCGTCGCCGGATTCGCGCGCCACATCGGCTTCGCTTCCGCAGGCGGCCAGCAGCAGTGCCAACGACAGGCCGCCAACGGCGACAGGATTCATCCGCAAGTTCCCTTCTCCTTCGCGAGCATGGCGAAAAAATCATCGGCCTTGCCGATCAGCGCCTCGTCCCATTGTTCGGGCGAAATGTCGAGGCCCAGCTTGGCGAGGCTGGTAATGCCGAATTCCTCGATCCCGCAAGGCACGATGCCCCCGAAATGGGAGAGATCGGGCGCGAGGTTTACCGAGAAACCATGCATCGTCACCCAGCGGCGTACACGAACCCCGATTGCGCCTATCTTAGCCTCACTACCGTCTACATCCTTGCACCAGATGCCTACCCGACCATCGGCTGCCCAGCTCTCGACGCCGAAGTCGGCGAGCGTGGCGATCACCCATTGCTCGATCGAATGGACGAAGCAGCGCACGTCCTTGCCGCGCCGGTTGAGGTCGAGCAGCACATAGCCGACCCGCTGTCCGGGTCCGTGATAGGTGTAGCGACCGCCGCGCCCCGCCTCGATCACCTCGAACCGCGGGTCGAGCAACTCGTCCGACGCCGCGCTGGTTCCCGCGGTGTAGACCGGCGGATGTTCGAGCAGCCAGATCAGTTCGCGTTCGTCTCCCGCAGAGATGGCCGCATTGCGCCGCTCCATCTCGGCCAGGGCATCGCGATAACCGACGCGATTGTATTCGCGCCTCCATTCGATCTCAGTTGTGGCTTCGCCTGACATGGCGATTGCGTGGGGACAATGAACGCGCTTATCAAGAGGCATAATCGAATTGCCGGTAGGACGGGGGACGCGAATGGCTTTCAACATGAATGCGACATGGTCGAAGGCGACTTCGCTCGTCGGCGCGAATTTCAGCCTGCTGGCGGTGGTCGCAGGTGTTTTCCTGTTCCTGCCTGCCGTCGTGATCTACCTCGCGGTGCCCGATATGGCGGCCTTCATGGATCCCACAGCCGATCCGGAAAAGATGGCTGCCATGATGGAAGGGATGATGGGCAAGATATTCGGCTGGTCCGCGCTCGCCATGATCTTCCAGTTTGTCGGCTATCTCGCGATGGTCGCCCTGATGGGCAAGGCGCGCCCGACCGTGGGGGAGGCCTTGGCGCAGGGTGCAAAATCGCTCCCAACCATGATCGGCACCCTGATCCTGTTCATGATTGCCTATGCCATCCTGGCATTGGTCATCGCCGTCCCGCTGGCATTGCTGGGGACGCTGATCGGGCCGCTCGGTGCGGTGCTGACGATGATTGGTGTTCTCTTCGTGGCGCTCTTTCTCATGACACGTTTCTGCGTCGTGATGCCGGTCGTCATGCTCGAAGACACGCTCAATCCGATTACGGCGATGAAGCGGTCGTGGCAGATCACCCACCCCAGCCAGTGGTCGATCCTCGGGTTCTGGGCACTCTTGATCGTGGCCTATTTCGTGATCGCGATGCTGGTCTTCGGCGTGATGAGCCTGATGGGCGCGATGGCCGCGACTTCGACCGGATCGCTGCTCGTCATGGGCATCGTGAACGGGATCGTCGGCGGCCTGGTCGCCATGCTGGTCTCGGGGATCGTGGTCGCGATGCACCAGCAATTGGCGGGCGACAATCCCGCCAATTTGAGCGAGACCTTCGAATAGGGCGTCAGGCTGCGACCGGCTCGCCTTCGTCAGCCGTCTTCCATCCCCAGAAGAGCTTGCAGGGCAGTATGTTGAGCCACTCGAACCCGGCATCGATCCGGGCGAAATGCGGGCGCATGTACTCGCGGCAAGCCGCAGTGAACTGATAGACGAGG
This region of Altererythrobacter sp. CAU 1644 genomic DNA includes:
- the lipB gene encoding lipoyl(octanoyl) transferase LipB produces the protein MSGEATTEIEWRREYNRVGYRDALAEMERRNAAISAGDERELIWLLEHPPVYTAGTSAASDELLDPRFEVIEAGRGGRYTYHGPGQRVGYVLLDLNRRGKDVRCFVHSIEQWVIATLADFGVESWAADGRVGIWCKDVDGSEAKIGAIGVRVRRWVTMHGFSVNLAPDLSHFGGIVPCGIEEFGITSLAKLGLDISPEQWDEALIGKADDFFAMLAKEKGTCG
- a CDS encoding DMT family transporter, whose product is MEKEGDQKADLSAPRSWLLLAALLTGNAALALGPWFVRLADTGPVSAAFWRLFLALPFLALFARFSGQALTGIPRRTLMFVAIGALAFGLDLASWHVGIGFTRLSNATLFGNAGSIILLFWGFFVARMLPKGKEWLAILFALSGAGILLGRSLEISFASLVGDLFCLTAGVLYAVYLITLQDARRGIGSWSLLTWVSIFASPVILALAIALGEPVWPTDWTPILILFVTSQLIGQGLMVFSLRHFPPLVIGMALLTQPAIGALVGYLVFGEILVPLDIVGMVLLGSALVVSRTATPRVRA
- a CDS encoding glycerophosphoryl diester phosphodiesterase membrane domain-containing protein gives rise to the protein MAFNMNATWSKATSLVGANFSLLAVVAGVFLFLPAVVIYLAVPDMAAFMDPTADPEKMAAMMEGMMGKIFGWSALAMIFQFVGYLAMVALMGKARPTVGEALAQGAKSLPTMIGTLILFMIAYAILALVIAVPLALLGTLIGPLGAVLTMIGVLFVALFLMTRFCVVMPVVMLEDTLNPITAMKRSWQITHPSQWSILGFWALLIVAYFVIAMLVFGVMSLMGAMAATSTGSLLVMGIVNGIVGGLVAMLVSGIVVAMHQQLAGDNPANLSETFE
- a CDS encoding alkene reductase, with amino-acid sequence MHDTLFQPLKLGAIEAKNRIFMAPLTRGRSTQPGSIPNEMMATYYGQRSGAGLIISEATGISVEGSGWFAAPGVWSDAQTEGWKLTTEAVHEAGGKIVLQLWHMGRLVHPDFLGGEPPVSASATKAPDHAHTPNGRKPHEPARGLDKDEIPRVVEDYRRAAENAKKAGFDGVQLHGANGYLVDQFLRDSTNLRDDEYGGSPENRTRFMREVLEALIDVWGADRVGIRLSPNGETQGCDDSDPAATFGAAARVIEELGLGFLELREAGPDGTFGATDVPKQSPMIRQIYSGPLILNSDYDAATAVADIEAGRCDAVSFGRPYISNPDLAERIRVGAGWAPNTNIPKSWYLPGPAGYIDYPTMEEEKAA